Proteins from one Ketobacter alkanivorans genomic window:
- a CDS encoding TetR/AcrR family transcriptional regulator — protein sequence MNTPEITPGDNGFSVERGPDARERILSAAESLFAVRGFEGVSTTQIAKVAGITQPLIHYHFKNKEALWKATITRLFSRLSDEFNAEVKTLQQKDDRRYLIEMIRCYVSFVARYPQYGQFIMREGVQDSPRLQWMVEEWLKPTLNQFHALYEKGIEQGWMKDIPFPQLIMLITASASHFFSMAPMVKALYGIDANGPDQVLAHSDAVVEVAVNAILREPVANLSETEIA from the coding sequence ATGAACACACCGGAAATAACACCCGGCGACAACGGTTTTTCGGTTGAGCGGGGGCCCGATGCACGGGAACGTATACTGTCAGCAGCTGAATCACTGTTTGCCGTTCGGGGGTTCGAGGGGGTTTCGACCACTCAGATCGCTAAAGTGGCAGGAATCACGCAGCCTTTGATTCACTATCACTTCAAAAATAAAGAAGCTCTTTGGAAAGCGACTATTACACGCCTGTTTTCGCGTCTTTCTGATGAGTTTAATGCCGAAGTTAAAACACTCCAGCAAAAGGATGATCGTCGCTATTTGATAGAGATGATTCGTTGTTATGTATCCTTTGTGGCGCGTTACCCTCAGTACGGTCAGTTTATTATGCGTGAGGGTGTACAGGATTCACCCAGACTGCAATGGATGGTCGAAGAGTGGCTTAAGCCTACCTTAAACCAATTTCATGCTCTGTATGAGAAGGGCATTGAGCAAGGCTGGATGAAGGATATTCCATTCCCTCAGTTGATTATGCTGATTACTGCATCTGCCAGTCATTTCTTCTCCATGGCGCCAATGGTTAAGGCGCTATACGGAATTGATGCCAATGGACCCGATCAAGTGTTAGCCCATTCTGATGCTGTGGTTGAAGTTGCGGTGAACGCCATATTGCGCGAGCCTGTTGCTAACCTGTCGGAAACCGAGATTGCCTGA
- a CDS encoding NAD(+) kinase has translation MQTKDSFRNIGLIGRPGVNQQVEETLLALIAYLDNRNIRVILDEATSVNIAADGHQRANRKLLGETCDLVIVVGGDGCLLGAARDLARYKVPLLGVNRGRLGFLTDIHPGEIEHRMDEVLRGEYSIEHRFLLEAQIRRNGKMMGESAALNDVVFHSGNSVKMLEFELYIDGDFVYRQRSDGLIMSTPTGSTAYALSGGGPIMHPRLDAIVLVPMFPHTLSSRPIVIDGNSEIKILVSQSNDFKPLLNCDGQGGQVVEPGDWLYIRKRSHPLKLLHPKTHSFYEACRSKLGWSEVL, from the coding sequence ATGCAGACAAAAGATTCCTTTCGTAACATAGGCCTGATCGGGCGGCCCGGAGTTAATCAGCAGGTGGAAGAAACCCTGCTGGCGCTGATTGCTTACTTGGATAATAGAAACATACGGGTCATTCTAGACGAAGCAACTTCCGTCAATATCGCCGCAGATGGTCATCAGAGAGCCAATCGAAAGCTGCTGGGGGAAACCTGCGATCTGGTGATTGTGGTGGGTGGCGATGGCTGTTTGCTGGGTGCCGCCAGGGATCTGGCGCGCTATAAAGTGCCCCTGCTGGGCGTGAACAGAGGGCGGCTTGGGTTCCTTACTGACATTCATCCCGGTGAAATTGAACATCGAATGGATGAAGTTTTACGGGGTGAATACAGCATAGAGCATCGTTTTTTGCTGGAGGCCCAGATCAGGCGCAACGGTAAAATGATGGGGGAGAGCGCAGCCCTGAATGATGTGGTCTTCCACTCGGGGAATTCGGTTAAGATGCTGGAGTTTGAGCTGTATATCGATGGTGACTTTGTTTATCGTCAGCGCTCAGATGGCTTGATTATGTCCACACCCACCGGCTCTACAGCCTACGCTTTGTCAGGTGGTGGCCCCATCATGCATCCGCGGCTGGATGCGATTGTGTTGGTGCCGATGTTTCCCCATACGCTCAGTAGCCGCCCCATTGTGATTGATGGCAACAGCGAAATTAAGATCCTGGTCTCTCAATCCAACGATTTTAAGCCGCTGCTCAATTGCGATGGCCAGGGTGGCCAGGTGGTGGAGCCCGGTGATTGGCTTTATATCCGCAAACGCTCCCATCCGCTGAAATTGTTGCACCCCAAAACGCACAGTTTTTACGAAGCCTGTCGTTCTAAGTTGGGTTGGAGTGAAGTTCTTTGA
- a CDS encoding metallophosphoesterase produces MIADDSALDGYDIIGDVHGCADALVRLLRKLEYREQNGVWHHPARKAVFVGDIIDRGPQIRHAMNMVRRMVDSGSAYMVLGNHEFNAVAYSSHCHHAVPPPLQRYYRRLGSHLKTTLDDYRFHLHEWQDLIVWLRQLPIFLEFTHFRVVHACWDARRIAQAADCHQGCVLKDDDFLAQSLLPATEPNRVVERLLKGTEMELPAGRSLLGADGVRRTRFRTKFWSRSPQTYGDVVFQPDGLPDELVHQPLSADEQKRLLRYGSDQKALFVGHYWCQGKPRIIRDNIACLDYSAVKGGLLVAYRMGREHTLSNEQFVWVQSD; encoded by the coding sequence TTGATCGCAGATGATTCTGCCCTTGACGGCTACGACATCATTGGTGATGTGCATGGCTGTGCCGACGCTTTGGTTCGCCTGTTGCGAAAGCTTGAATATCGCGAGCAGAATGGCGTGTGGCACCATCCTGCCCGCAAGGCTGTTTTTGTCGGAGACATCATCGATCGGGGCCCTCAGATCCGCCACGCCATGAACATGGTGCGTCGGATGGTGGATAGTGGCAGTGCCTACATGGTGCTGGGTAATCATGAGTTCAATGCTGTCGCCTACTCCAGCCACTGTCATCACGCAGTACCGCCCCCGTTACAACGCTATTATCGTCGCTTGGGCAGCCATCTTAAAACCACATTGGATGACTACCGTTTTCACCTGCATGAGTGGCAGGATCTGATTGTGTGGTTGCGACAGCTGCCTATCTTTCTTGAGTTTACTCATTTTCGTGTGGTGCATGCCTGTTGGGATGCGCGGCGAATTGCCCAGGCAGCAGATTGCCATCAAGGTTGTGTACTTAAAGACGATGATTTTTTGGCGCAGAGCTTATTGCCGGCCACCGAGCCGAATCGAGTGGTGGAGCGCTTACTCAAGGGAACCGAGATGGAGTTGCCAGCAGGGCGCAGCTTGCTGGGCGCCGATGGCGTGAGGCGAACCCGTTTTCGCACCAAGTTCTGGAGTCGATCTCCGCAGACATACGGCGATGTAGTGTTTCAGCCCGACGGGTTGCCTGATGAGCTGGTGCATCAACCACTATCGGCTGATGAACAAAAGCGTCTTCTGAGGTATGGTAGTGATCAGAAGGCGCTCTTTGTGGGGCATTACTGGTGCCAGGGAAAGCCCCGTATTATTCGCGATAACATCGCCTGCCTGGATTACAGTGCCGTTAAAGGCGGCCTGCTGGTCGCGTACCGAATGGGGCGTGAACACACTTTGAGCAATGAGCAATTCGTTTGGGTGCAGAGTGATTGA
- a CDS encoding 1-aminocyclopropane-1-carboxylate deaminase/D-cysteine desulfhydrase: MLPHAPLTETIAAYESELDQLPVLSALGLRHELVVEPLPYKLFDAYGVQVDLVRADQLHPVISGNKWYKLKYNLLEAQRQGCHELLSFGGVWSNHLHALACLAAALKISAVGVVRGEEHDVATNPMLLEAARQGMTFEFVSRQRFRQLRDDPFAMASVGRYLIPEGGDNPLGVLGAASMVHCLRCDVSRYTHGAVAVGTGCTYAGLRLGLPSQVKLLGVSALKGAWMQRAIAEKMTQLNVPEASWLLSTQHHRGGFAAVDESLLSFITEFRDNTGVALEPVYTGKAMLALIDFIQQQIIPSGSRVLFIHSGGLQGLRGFKPPLEPNPDIPDE; this comes from the coding sequence ATGTTGCCCCATGCCCCTCTCACTGAAACAATAGCCGCTTACGAATCTGAATTGGATCAGCTCCCGGTACTGAGTGCCTTGGGTTTGCGGCACGAGCTTGTCGTTGAGCCTCTGCCTTACAAATTATTTGATGCGTATGGCGTGCAAGTGGACTTGGTTCGGGCTGATCAGCTGCACCCGGTGATCTCTGGCAACAAATGGTACAAGCTGAAATACAACCTGTTGGAAGCGCAGCGGCAGGGCTGTCATGAGCTGCTCTCCTTTGGCGGTGTCTGGTCCAACCATCTTCACGCGTTGGCTTGTCTGGCTGCTGCGCTCAAGATTTCCGCTGTCGGGGTGGTAAGAGGCGAAGAGCATGATGTCGCCACAAACCCCATGCTGCTGGAGGCTGCGCGACAGGGTATGACATTTGAATTTGTATCCCGTCAGCGATTTCGGCAGCTGCGTGATGATCCTTTCGCCATGGCCTCGGTTGGCCGCTACCTCATCCCTGAAGGGGGCGATAATCCATTGGGGGTGCTGGGTGCAGCATCGATGGTTCATTGTCTGCGGTGTGATGTTTCCCGTTACACTCATGGGGCTGTTGCGGTGGGAACCGGTTGTACCTATGCAGGATTGCGGTTAGGGCTGCCTTCCCAGGTAAAATTGCTGGGGGTTTCCGCGCTGAAAGGCGCTTGGATGCAGCGGGCTATTGCCGAGAAAATGACCCAGCTGAACGTGCCTGAGGCCTCTTGGCTGCTCAGCACACAACACCATCGCGGTGGATTTGCTGCGGTGGATGAAAGCCTGTTGAGTTTTATAACTGAATTTAGAGACAATACCGGTGTGGCACTGGAACCGGTCTATACCGGCAAGGCCATGCTGGCGTTAATTGATTTTATACAACAGCAGATTATTCCCAGCGGAAGTCGCGTGTTATTTATACACAGCGGTGGCCTGCAGGGACTTCGCGGATTCAAACCGCCTTTAGAACCCAATCCGGACATTCCAGATGAGTAA
- a CDS encoding AraC family transcriptional regulator has protein sequence MKIGDTTALYVNQLLKLAAGMGADCDQLLADADLNPNELADDDNRIDLTYLMRLGRGAIRQTGRPDIGLQLGAHSHISSLGYVGLAAMTAKTLGDALNILVRYEHLNSQCYRGTSQLVAEGGQMALTFYSIAPYNAYTCFVVDGVLGAWAKLTYLLTGVTDLVRRVDIEFDAPSYGDDYQTAFGCEIRFGAPRNAIIMNAADMAIPLPDSSPQLHDKLIQICDELLNQIALADSYRNKVLKVLGTMLHGQTPSIDEVALKLGMPSWTLRRKLKEEDSAYQSLVDEMRRDVAMSYMKNTDLSFGEISYLLGFSTPGAFQRAFKRWSGQTPGEFRKLLSKK, from the coding sequence ATGAAAATCGGGGACACCACAGCACTGTATGTGAACCAGTTATTAAAGCTGGCAGCGGGGATGGGCGCAGACTGCGATCAGCTGCTGGCGGACGCGGATCTTAATCCCAATGAACTGGCCGATGACGATAACCGTATCGACCTGACCTACCTGATGCGTCTGGGCCGCGGTGCCATTCGCCAGACAGGCCGCCCTGATATCGGGCTCCAACTGGGTGCCCACAGCCACATCAGCAGCCTTGGCTACGTAGGGCTGGCTGCCATGACCGCCAAAACCCTCGGGGATGCGCTGAATATACTGGTGCGATATGAACATCTCAACAGCCAGTGCTATCGCGGCACCAGCCAATTGGTTGCTGAAGGCGGACAAATGGCCCTCACCTTTTACTCCATCGCGCCTTATAACGCCTACACCTGTTTTGTAGTGGATGGTGTGCTTGGCGCCTGGGCAAAGCTGACTTATCTGTTAACTGGCGTGACAGACTTGGTCCGCAGAGTCGATATTGAGTTTGACGCACCCAGCTATGGGGACGACTATCAGACGGCCTTCGGTTGCGAGATTCGCTTTGGTGCCCCCCGCAACGCCATCATCATGAATGCGGCGGACATGGCTATCCCACTCCCAGACTCCAGCCCGCAGCTGCACGACAAACTGATTCAGATTTGTGACGAGCTGTTGAACCAGATCGCTCTGGCGGACAGCTATCGCAACAAAGTGCTGAAAGTCTTGGGCACCATGCTGCACGGCCAAACTCCCTCCATCGACGAGGTTGCACTAAAACTGGGCATGCCCAGCTGGACCTTGCGCCGAAAGCTGAAAGAAGAAGACTCGGCCTATCAATCCCTGGTGGATGAAATGCGCCGGGACGTGGCTATGAGCTACATGAAAAACACGGATTTAAGCTTTGGGGAAATATCGTATCTGCTAGGGTTTTCGACCCCAGGGGCGTTTCAGAGAGCGTTTAAGCGCTGGTCGGGGCAAACCCCGGGAGAGTTTCGTAAGCTACTGAGCAAGAAATAA